The genomic DNA gatgttaaacgaggagagaatgtaggaccatTTGAGAAGTTTCTTgttggtgaacttcgcacggtggaggaaactcagaggcatgtggtcagagtagacaaGAACATTGTCTAGGActtccagatacggacggaaatgtagcacagtgttgattatacggaataattctttttctactgtagcccatctgagttgtgaccctttgaagaatccagaatgataggctatgggcaagagtctctccaaTAGTGGCCAGGAAACAGCACCATCACTcgcaatttcctgtagaagaacaccaccaaaaccggtgttgctggcatctacctgaaggaaaaaaggtttggtgaaatcaggagcttgtagaagtggcttggaaaccataaatatttttagctgatcaaaggccctgttatgattacatgtccacttaaaAGGTACTTTGGTTGAAGGTAGAGCAAAAAGTGGAGCAGTAATTGTTGAAAAATTAGGGCAAAATCAGGAATAGTATAACACCATGCCTAAaaatgtcttaagctctttcctattACTTGGTTTtggatattcctggatggcaccaatgttcacatccttaggaacaatagtgCCACTGCCTATATCGTGACCAAGATAAGTTACCTGACCTTAACCAAAAgagctctttgcaaggttgatggtcaagtttgcctctcttaatctttcgaagagggaagttagtattctcaggtgttcttcccaggtagtggttgctacgacaatgtcATCCAGGTACACATATACATGGGGGACacccctgatgatgtcttgcatagttctctgaaatgtagctggggcattggttaggctaaatggcaatacattatattcaaataaaccaaaaggagtgatgaaGGCTGAAGCTTTTTTGGCCCTTTCGGTTAGCTTAGTCTGGTAGTAGCCTTTCAGCAGGTCTATTTGAGGTAAATATTTGGCATTactgacagaatctattatatcagttattctgggcaacgggcaagagtcttttacagtctttaaattaagttttttATAATCAGTACACAAATggtaggtattgttggctttccttaccagaatgcatggagaagcctatggggatgtactgggcttggcgaggttatgttccagcaggtattccacttcctgtttcaagataggcagatggcgatgagataccctgtaaaaagattgtctgatggggtttgtattaggttctagtactAAATTATGCTTTACTTAGGtgcaacttccaggcctatctgaacaaattgatgcatatttgctaatgagtatactcaagtctttcttttgatttggtgaacagtctaggaaccgtggaagggactttagaatttccgaattgttcatgtccttccaagacaaagtcgacttcacactgaaatcagtctcgtcatcctcgtggctcacgtctgtaccaaccttggtaggagtctgcacctcattatgcatctcattctgtgacctgtgattaagaggcgttagtgacaaactctgcttggcagatttaaagtcatgaattacatgattaactatacctgtggtaGATTCATAATTTGTTTTTGTGGTCCGCCTGATAATCTTAAAGGTCCCATGCATTTCTCTCTCAAGGGAGAGCCAGGTACGCAGCGATATACCAGTaccttatctccacacttaaactctcttacctttgccttcttgtcatatctatccttcataagctcttgagcatgctgcaagttctttcgagcgaagGCATGGATATGCAACAACTTCTCCAAGGATTTAAAGTATTGGGGAAGGCctacctgattttctttcctagaaccttttagtatctgttcttttatcatgctgagaTTTAACCTGGGTCTTTgtccaaacatcatctcgaatggaaaaactcctgtagactcatttggtacgctcctaagtatgtacagaagtaagtctatgtcttcatcccattccttctccgtttccattcCATAGCGTCGTAGCAAATTCTTAAGAGTCTGATGAACTCTCCCTAGGCCCCATTGGactgaggatgataggctgaagagagaacattaaagatattaaattgatggagagcactctggaacaaagtattggtaaagttggtacctctatcgcattgaaattccctaggaaaaccaaacaatgtaaaaactttaatCAGTTATTGGATAATGTTtgtagcagagatatttttaagtggaaatgctagagggaacctagtagtggggcaaagaacacttaatatattttcattacgccggctagtttttggcaaaggcccaacacaatctataattattttatcaaaaggtgtactagggaccacaatgggcactagaggggctggtggtatcttttcattagatcttccggtaacttggcacacaGGACACCTATCTACGAAACTCTTTACGTCCATAttcattctgggccagtagaaatcttctaggaggcgccTGTATGTCTTCGTAATGCCCagatgactctcagcagagtgggctaatttcatgattgaagatcgAAGGCTGCCAGGTgcaaccagttgatgacagtcgcgcCACGAGTCTTTGTCAGTCAGTGTAGGATACCTGAAATGacgcatgaggatattattctctagataaaataagggtaacttatggctctcatccgagggattttcaaccttattgaagcaatccttaaggctatcatctgatctctgaagattaACAAAATCATCATGATAGTGACCAACCAAGTCTGGTAAGCTCGGTGAGGAGTTTgaggtgtcgtcatcagtgggagctccaattgcagctttagtagcagcagaacAAGTGGTGGCTTGGAaaggtagaacttcctgttggttctgctcattttctataacacaccctggttgagaaataatgagattaggtaagacagttccttcagctaaatcatttcctaacagaatatcagctttctctaggacatagtaatctcgttcctgtaacatttgcgaagctatatgagcagccttgcctttcagtgcactccgaatgagtagaacatattgttcttttggctaatgcaaggttgtggctgtgtcctTAAAAGTACCAAAAAACACGTCTGGTTCTTTTTTCATCAAACGGTGGTAGCAGTTTAAGAGCCTTAGTGAGGGAAAAAACATTCGCCAAGCTTTCTCTCTTTGCCCTTCTCGTTCAACCTGATAATGGTCAGCTGtctctccatttgtatcttttcttctctttcccgtcgttccaaggctatcattctttctttctgctcgtattcagcttgacgagctgcctttttctctctctccaattcaagctgcaacttgagctttaccaattctggatccactatagccttagcttcacctctccctaacATAAGGGGCCGAGGGGGAGCAGTTTTttctgatgaaacggaagctttggctaccaggaaatccaaaactctacccagcagttccgctttcaccatggagggcaatacaggaatccctgcttgttcagcaatctttcgcaagtaatttttcttggcatctctcaacgataagaggtgcccccgagGGTCCTCAAAACACTTCTCTGCGttgaaagacatggtggatcataaaaagcacctttggtccactacgagcactttccgagtcactgtcaccgaatccctatcgctaaaacactgaatcaccaatggctaaaccACAGAATTGTTGAATTTCTATCCCTTTATGGTCTATTCACTGAATCACTAAGCACTagggcaataaatcaccgaatcactaagcaCTAGGTCAaaaaatcaccgaatcaataacactagGGCAATAAATTACCGAATCAATAACACTagggcaataaatcaccgaatcaataacactagggcaataaatcaccgaatcaataacacaaagtcaataaatcaccgaatcaataacactaagtcaataaatcaccgaaacaataacacttcaataaatcaccgaatcactaacacgacGTCAATAAATCACTGAATCACTAACACGACGTCAATAAATCACTGAATCACTAACACAATGTCAATTAATCATTGAATCACTAACACGATGTGAataaatcactaacacttactgtcacgggtatgaatatattatcactttaaagaaatatacaccaatTGTCAGAGATTTCACCGAACTGCCACTGAACGTTACCTTAACGAAAGCATAAACAACATAAGTCACTAACTTTTTCGAAACTATCACTAACaacgcacgatgcactagttaacTTCCTTTTTCAcaaaaacccacttaaatatacaagaaccactaACACACACTGGAGGGtgcacaacgtcactttcactAAAGTATCACTTTGCTACATAAAATACACTAAGGAACGTACACTGAGgttatacaaaatcaatttcacgaaactcacttaaagcactaagaaaacgcgttcctgggttctcgtattctgtaaaagagggacagtaatccctgagggaaattaatccctgaatgatggGAAGTGATGGTTACCCAAGTGTTACAATATGTCTGGGGTGACTAAAGAACGCAATATCGACAGTCAgcaatgtcaaggcaacagaacggcgactaagtaccgattccttgcactgcacATCCTCCAAACAATCGCCAAGAGGGGATGAgtaccctatgaaggaaattaatccagaagcattctaatacgtctggggtgGTTAGGGAACGCAAAAAAAGCAATAGTCGGTAACGTAAAGGCAACAGAACGGcaactaagtaccgattccttgcgctgcacttcctccaaactatcaatTATACTTGCGATGACGTATACAATACAGCACCTTAATCGCAGAAGGGAGAGCTCAACAATGGTGGAGGTGTAACTGTTGATTGTACAATAACAGAAACTCCCCAAATTCGATCACTATCCTAACACGCTTAAATTACTTCAttccacttcacttcacttcacttcatttcacttcataTCCTTGTCAGGCCCCCACTGTAATGAATTTCCTTTTtaccttgatgttaacctttttctatttttagttgtcactcgtgatcgaacaattattatatgcctccaatggttaccgtagaataaatacaaccattagtacaatcaaaagtatattacttccttctcactataaagaatagcacaatgtcacaatactttaaattaagaaacaagtattcaccaccaaaggttaaggagctctccccttaccgaagcatggaaagctgttaagtcagttttcccaaggatcaataataaaaataacaagtaattttacaataattcactagcggtgctaggaaaacaaggactaaaatataagtctggagacataaccaaacaacacaTGGTGGCTGTGGAGGCTCAATATAAAGGTGAAAATTAGAAATATGATAgggcattacaatatatatatatatatatatatatatatatatacttttgggttcaagccatgtcgtcctgatggaagttcctatcaggtagcttccttgggtatattacaactacgacgatatttccagagaatttaccttaaggttccaagaattctaactcctggagcgaatatccctaataaaagaaccagggatatcgcgaaatatcaaaggacgtattcttgacacgccacatggcaatctgcaccccgaacagagataacacttcgaacgGGTCAAtaggcaagaaaacgaaaacgagaaagaaaaggagagctgcTCTCAAGGTAtatctcttctcccgtttcgtaagcgtgcattgcgctgctcacgacgctatctgtattcctttttgcgtagctcaacacctcggtgttttttccctgtgtttctcgcaattcttggatttaaccaattaattatgctttctccaacttctcctgcttctgataagttgagtattatttcatttatatataaatataggctcttggtaattttcaaagtgattaatagtaatatcctTGTTACAAgggctgttgcctaccggaggcgtcctggacgctgtcgctcactaggtatgagttatttagttagccagagcgacgttcccggctgtttcgctttaataattttagctgtttagcgttagataggatttctttatatgatgcttttagtattgtttgtcttggcgaaggattcgccgattctggcctacgctagaccgtgtagcctagtcgtttgggcctagtactttcttgcatgatattcAGATCTCCGAGtgttttaaagttttattgaatctttaggcagttttatacatttaagattatattgatttcttccaagatagtatatgagtgagtttcggtgatttaggtaatcgattctcttggcgcctaggttaagttgcctatggggccttagtatactttctcacactccccggttgctctcttctcctcggagaaggtgtgcaatccctttccctctgtttaagccttgggcttaaccctagtggtttatctgaattaactttcgatacaactattttAGGGTGTTGCTGATCCTTCCTGTTtctagtaagtctggtttcagagagggggcaggacatcagagttcttagtctgagtctgttatgtctggcttgtggttgagactcccttgctagactgacacacgacataggaggcttagcctacttaggtcactttcgaagatttctgtacgagatgtttccttcttgttgtgatctagcagactagtccagtgttgctgttctcggtgtcgaggataggaacctttttctgggaatagcaacaccttccttgctttggtcctgcgggggttggcaagtattgctggcctccctcctcggatctcccttaggctaagatgagttttcttggctacgggtgattcattactaaagcaaggttggtaggaccctcttcgtcctttccccctctttcctctgtcatggcctagccattacattactgtccgtcattctacatctgtacctagcataggttaggatgtggagttgacttagtcccttgccggccggcagagtgtgccggccagcaaaggtcttctgctttgagtgctctcTGGACCTCTCTTGgcccctcatccatgtttgtctgtagaaccagatggcattggtcaggaagcctgaaattatattctccccttccttatgtgcactctttcgggttgccgggctatgggctagtacagtctcttatcccggcatccattctggtcttctagtgttgtaccctagccgacTGTTGGCCTAAGTGGCCGTCAGCCGGgaagtcggagttctctggttcttttactgccggctggcatcggttgtaTAACTTTGCCGGCCgcctattatcacgccattgtctgccggtcgctacgagtggtggccggtagccgggtgctaccttgtgtagttgccagccggcacatgcatttgaaccagcgttctgctgccttatagctcttaagtagtatactttagatctagttaagatgtgtaccggccggcacattaccttctatactgtatccagtattcttcagtatagtatatactgaagggagaaaactatagtatagtattgttacaacactgtgttttctaacacttctgTGTTATCTTGCAcggccctttggtgttgccttacagataaagaaagtgaggtctttcttgtctactatccggtattttaaaatcatcctttaggtgtgagctacacctatttcctctggaaatttttcattggttgctctaagatagattaaccatacgatttcattatctggaaggttgcagcaattgactgtgcgggaaacacaagtgtctgtctttcctttctgtttaattatgaagctatgtatatccagtgatacgtagttcacttgatactcatggaaatttcttctctttacaggaggcccATCCGAATTGtggaagcgtcttctgcaacgtccgcagcaagaacctctgcggacatgatttgtgtaggaggcacgcagcatgcgctgtcttcagaggtgatctccggtattgggacccgcaggtatgtaccgtgtgcacaaacctgattgctgaggcttttgactCCCCTAGGATGGtgaagtcaagggatgcagcaagggagaagcttcgtgcctgggtaaggggtttccagaagaacacctctgggccttatcttccaagtgaaaagatgagggcttaccttttccccagagcgtcagctgaggcagtgattccccagcctcaagtggagataccggtaGTTCAGATTCCTgcggatgctgaagtcgcggtcgccctgcaggacatccagttggaggacaggatgtcagaggtgtccaagcgtctggaagatgaccttctggcagaagaccaggatgaagatcagcaTCCAGACATTggagaggaagaggccgacgaggtgtcggctactccggtttaggcctctgaacctattccctcaacatcgtccgctcttccagaagagctgggaaagaccctttcctccatcgttggaattaTCCAACatatgcagagggagaataatgagaaggcggctgcaatggagctggagatgcggagacttgcagcatcacgtgggccccaaaagaggctcagcgtgaaagaccttcccttgtgctctgatgctaacccttggaggtatgctgagcacatgccgatgacgactggaaagatcgtcatgtcggaaaagttgggctcagttccccttgaggaggtggaattctggcccagcaaggggtcgtatccggactgttatgtccgtctgaggaaggaaccagcttcaaaggaggagacagagccgaaagaggtcatagttatggaccatgctaagggtcaagctttgctatcgtgctcgatgaaagagaggggcttcacaaactcaaaggttcctgctttgagtaagaagcacccttcctttgtgtcctctcctgctagagccttcccctttatgcagaaagggtttgtggctgtgctaaaagcagtcgaggctggcaagccatgcccctccttggaggagtgtaaacctttgtctctggccctacccatggaccacaaggactggaaggacgtccatcttaccttttcagtcgggaagttggaggctgacattgccggacgtcagttcggtgagaacctccccaagctgtctgactttcttttgcgaagggagctcgagacaaaagaaagactggctacctcaatgtctcttcaaaccactcttgagacaatggcaagtgaccccaaggttcatgagatgtttaTGTAGTGactaagattcatctggccacagtgacaaaagACCTTTacagctttgtcaaggcgaggagagcttgtagggagttcgtgttcgcctcggctgcggtgaggcacgagccaaggaaactaatctcctccaacatttggggcaaagaccttttccctagcgaatcggtcaaggaggttgtagatatgGCCGCtccggagaatagaaaccttctccagaagtggagcctatctctcaagaggaagtcttccccggatgagggtccccaaccaaagaggaagactaagaagactagtctaccctctcggccagccaaaccattcagacagcaacagcaacagcaattgcctatgccttcagcgccccagatggtggcacaaaccccgatcacattccagtgggtaccccaagccgtgtcgacgcagttcccggcatttaacccaacgttcgaagggcagtcaactacctttcgagcaaagcctagaggagcagccagaggctcgtctaggcgcccctaaagggggaggggattcaggggtggttgcggtcagggaggcaagacctcaggacagcagtcaaagtgatgtgataccagtaggagggagacttaagaatttttgggatcggtggacccccgatccctgggcccacatcctactcaagaatggactgggttggagctggtacagcactccacccccgtgccctcgatttttccaacactccacccccgttccggaggagtacattcaagaactgttggagaaaaaagtgatcggaagggtaaagtccatcaaattccaagggaggctgttttgtgttcccaagaaggactcaaaaaaactcagagtctttctggacttgtcgccactcaacaagttcatagtgaactgcaagttcaagatgctaacaatgcaacacataaggaccttactgcccaagagggcatctACCGTgttcatagatttgtcagacgcctattggcacgttccaataaatcgccgtctctccccctacctagggttcaagctacatcgaagactctacgccttcaaagccatgccattcgggctaaacatagccctaaggatcttcacgaagtttgcgagcatagctctcaaacaattacgcctaaagggaatccaggtggtagcctacctggacgacaggctggtgtgggcagcatccaagacgaatgcttgcaagcttctctgcaggtgatccagtttctAGAGTAtgtaggcttcaagatcaacagaaaaaagtctcgactttctccatctcaaaagttccagtggttgggaatccactgggacctagtgtcacacagATTCTACATcctggcgaagaagaggaaggagatagcgggctctgtcaagagacttctggattcccaAAGGATatgaagacgcgaacaggagagagtgctgggttctctccagtttgcttcagtaacagactcggtgctaagagcacagctaaaggatgcaaccggagtttggagaaattatgcatcaaacgcgcgaagagatctgggaaaaccagttccgcttcgtctacgtactcttctcaggccttggtcccaagccaggcaactaaagaagtcggtacttcttcagccatctcccccctcgttgactattcacacagacgccttgaAGAAGGGGTTGTGAGGTCATTCttatcggaagaaggcccaagggacttggtccaatctattcaagacatttcacataaactttctggaggctatggcagtactccttaccttgaagaaagtctccctgggtcgctcgacccacataaagttggtgctggacagcgaggatATTGTGatatgcttgaatcaacaaggatcgaggtcaccacctctcaaccaggtgatgttggccatctttcgactggcggaaaagaagaagtggtacctctcagcagttcaccttcaaggaatccgcaatgtgacagcggacgctctatccaggttcacaccgatagagtcggaatagtccctagacgcaggatcatcctccttcatcttgagtcaagtcccagatttgcagatagacctctctgcgacgaaagacaacaagaagttacccctttacgtgtccctgtacgaggaccccttggcggaagcagtggacgcgatgtccctcgactagaacagatggtccaggatttacctgttccctcctcacaactttctgttgagggtcctcaacaaactgagatccttcaagggaggagtggcaatagtggctcacaagtggccgaacagcgtgtggttccctctggcattggaactaaggctgaagtttctaccgttactagatccagttctgacccagcgagtccagaagtcgactgtctgcacttcattacagaaaacccggaccctgcagctcatgattttctctccctagcggtgagaaagcgtttcgggatttcataAGCCAGcaaagacttcctagaggaatataagtgcaaatctactagaaggcaatatgagtcatcttggagaaaatgggtggcctttgtcaaggcgaagagtccgcaggagatctcgacagacttctgcttatctttcttcatccacctccatggtcaagggttggcggctaacacgatttcagcgtgtaagtctgccttgacaagacccattctatatgccttccaggtcgacctaggtaacgagatctttaataaagttccgaaagcctgtgctaggctcagaccttcagcacctccaaaacccatttcatggtctttagataaagttcttcatttcgcttcactgttgaacaatgaggagtgtgcgtaaaggatttgacccaaaaagttattttcctatttgcactcgcatccggggccagggttagtgagattgtagccctctctcgAGAGAAAGGTCGCGTTCAGtacttggatgggggagagctgaacctgtttcctgatcctacgtttctcgccaagaacgagttacccaccaacaggtggggtccctggagaatctgccctctgaaaaaagatgcatctctatgtccagcagaatgcctaaaggtctatcttcgtagaacttcagacttcaggagtggtcaactattcaggggagaaacatcaggctcaaatttatcactgaaacaacttagggcgaaaatcacatattttattcgcagagcggatcctgacagtacacccgcaggtcacgatccgaggaatgtTGCCTCatacttaaatttctttaattgtatggattttgaacatcttcgttcatacactggctggaagtcttccagagtgttctttcgtcactatgcgaagcaagtggagcaactaaaggggtctgtggtagcagtgggttgtgtcgttaaccctgctgtttaactctgcgaggaacagtggatttaattgggacgattaattccggggtgagtgcgtagttacaaactgttctacaaactaagtgtgagggcacggggttgcccacgttgactgttccactttcaaaggtgaacctagcataagtgcagacatgtgtgccgagcgtttccaacgctaatgtgactgattagtaatacagacttttacaattctGATACCTTGGTAttttaaaagtggcgctaatgtttttctttcagataaacaagtttctgtttactatcatgcttatgcttattttttggttatcctcctcttatatatatatatatatatatatatatatatatgttgttaacctgttttatttattgtttgtacataaactagttcttgtgaaccttgcgtctccttcacctgtgtcaatttattgataataattgagcattacgtactatgtatacagggtgtctcaaaaaaatgtactcactcttagaattatgagaaaacctttatttatggacatagagaaaaatgaaatagcatcgaatacatgagacaaatgtgtttgaagaatcatgtttgcgaatgttcaaattgatgaccattattgtccagacaacgctgataacgCGCACCAAGGGATTCGCAAACGTCGCGAAACATGTCATTAGGAATATCACGACATTGTCTTTCAATTTCCAATTTCAATGCATCAATTGTCCTTGGTTTGTTGGCATAAACGTTGTCTTTTAAGTATCCTCATAAAAAAAAGTCCATGGGTGTTAGGTCTGGGGAACGCGCAGGGTATTCAATGGGGCCcctttctttcttcgaaactaagttgatttcctgccatagcttcagtaattcaggatatctgcaacacaaaaaaagactgagtacatttataatagtcatcaatttgaacatttgtctcatgtattcgatgctatttcatttcgctctatgtccataaataaaggttttctcataattctaagagtgagtgtatttttctgggataattctaatagattgttccttcatgcaagcgttttttgcattggtt from Palaemon carinicauda isolate YSFRI2023 chromosome 34, ASM3689809v2, whole genome shotgun sequence includes the following:
- the LOC137626756 gene encoding uncharacterized protein, producing MVKAELLGRVLDFLVAKASVSSEKTAPPRPLMLGRGCVIENEQNQQEVLPFQATTCSAATKAAIGAPTDDDTSNSSPSLPDLVGHYHDDFVNLQRSDDSLKDCFNKVENPSDESHKLPLFYLENNILMRHFRYPTLTDKDSWRDCHQLVAPGSLRSSIMKLAHSAESHLGITKTYRRLLEDFYWPRMNMDVKSFVDSLSSSVQWGLGRVHQTLKNLLRRYGMETEKEWDEDIDLLLYILRSVPNESTGVFPFEMMFGQRPRLNLSMIKEQILKGSRKENQVGLPQYFKSLEKLLHIHAFARKNLQHAQELMKDRYDKKAKVREFKCGDKVLVYRCVPGSPLREKCMGPLRLSGGPQKQIMNLPQTVKDSCPLPRITDIIDSVSNAKYLPQIDLLKGYYQTKLTERAKKASAFITPFGLFEYNVLPFSLTNAPATFQRTMQDIIRGVPHVYVYLDDIVVATTTWEEHLRILTSLFERLREVDASNTGFGGVLLQEIASDGAVSWPLLERLLPIAYHSGFFKGSQLRWATVEKELFRIINTVLHFRPYLEVLDNVLVYSDHMPLSFLHRAKFTNKKLLKWSYILSSFNIEVRKILRSRNIIADALSRQPRLHRS